The following DNA comes from Chloroflexota bacterium.
CTGCTCGCCGAGCACGACGGCATCCTGCTGCACCGGTCGTCGGTGCGCCGGATCCTGCGCGGCGCCGGCCGGCAGAGTCCGCAGCGGCGGCGACCGCCCAAGCACCGCGCGCGGCGCGAGCGCATGCCGCAAGCTGGCATGCTGCTGCAGGTCGATGGCAGCCGCCACCGCTGGCTCGGTCCGGACGGCCCCTGGCTAACGCTGATCGCCGGCATCGACGATGCGACGGGTGACGTCCCCTGGGCCGTCTTCCGCGAACAGGAGGATGCGGCGGGCTACCTCCTGCTGCTCCAGCAAGTCGTGCGGCGGCGCGGCGTGCCGCTGGCGCTCTACAGCGACCGCCACACGATCTTCCAGGTGCGGGCCGACGACCCGCTGTCACCCGAGGAGCTGCTGGCCGGCGGACGGCCACGCACGCAGGTGGGCCGCGTCCTCGCCGACCTCGACATCACCTGGATCGGCGCCCGCTCGCCGCAGGCAAAGGGGCGCATCGAGCGGCTCTGGCGGACGCTGCAGAACCGCTGGGTAGCGGAGCTGCGCTTGCGCGGCGTCACGACGATCGCGGAGGCGAATCGGGCGCTGCCGGCGCTGCTCGCCCAGCACAACACGCGCTTCCGCCAGCGCGCGGCGACGGCTGGTCCGGCCTACCGGAAACCGCCGTACGGCGCGGCGCGCGACGTCTTTTGCTTCAAATACTGGCGCACCGTCGGCAACGACAACGTCGTCACCGTCGACGGCCGCGCGATCGCGATCCCACCGGGTCCGCAACGGCGCTCGTACGCCAAAGCCCGCGTGGAAATCCGCGAGCATCTGGATGCGAGCGCGAGCGTCTACTACGACGGCGCCTGCATCGCGCGGCAGCGTCCCCAGCCAGGGCCGCTGCGCACGAAGCGGCGCGGACACATCGGTGAGAGACCAGCGCCGGAGCCGCCGCCGACGCTGCCCGCAACCCGCCGGGCCG
Coding sequences within:
- a CDS encoding ISNCY family transposase — protein: MTAKEQVRVQVLAGMLDGRYAAEEAAALLARSPRQVRRLRAAFLRDGPKALAHGNRGRRPAHALNPGIAARVLALASGVYAGCNDQHLSELLAEHDGILLHRSSVRRILRGAGRQSPQRRRPPKHRARRERMPQAGMLLQVDGSRHRWLGPDGPWLTLIAGIDDATGDVPWAVFREQEDAAGYLLLLQQVVRRRGVPLALYSDRHTIFQVRADDPLSPEELLAGGRPRTQVGRVLADLDITWIGARSPQAKGRIERLWRTLQNRWVAELRLRGVTTIAEANRALPALLAQHNTRFRQRAATAGPAYRKPPYGAARDVFCFKYWRTVGNDNVVTVDGRAIAIPPGPQRRSYAKARVEIREHLDASASVYYDGACIARQRPQPGPLRTKRRGHIGERPAPEPPPTLPATRRAAVSWTPPTTHPWRRDTQTTENGRQRYAAARLPLYNADSIAGATVQRTKSRNT